The Sulfurimonas sp. nucleotide sequence GAGGTTTGGTTATGAACCTTGAAGAGAGCACGGTAGGTGTTGTTATACTTGGCGGAGGAGCGCAATTAAAAGAGGGTCTGTCTGTAAAGAGATTAGGTCGTCTTCTTCGTGTTCCGGTAGGTGAAGCACTGCTTGGTCGTGTTGTTAACGCTCTTGGTGAACCGATTGACGGTAAAGGTCCGATTGAAACAACTGAAACTCGTTTCGTTGAAGAAAAAGCTCCTGGAATTATGGACAGAAAATCTGTACATGAGCCTATGGCAACTGGTATTAAAGCGATTGATGCACTTGTACCGATTGGTAGAGGTCAAAGAGAGTTAATTATCGGCGACAGACAAACAGGTAAAACAACTGTTGCGCTAGATGCTATTATCAACCAAAAAGGTAACGGCGTTGCTTGTATCTATGTTGCCGTCGGACAAAAAGAGTCTACAATTGCACAGATTATTCGTCGTTTAGAAGAGCAAGGTGCATTAGAATATACTATCATTGTTTCTGCTACCGGTTCTGAAGCGGCTGCTTTACAATTCTTGGCTCCATACACAGGCGTAACAATGGGTGAATATTTCCGTGATAACGCAAAACACGCTCTAATCGTATATGATGATTTATCTAAACATGCGGTTGCTTATCGTGAGATGTCACTTATTCTTCGTCGTCCTCCGGGTCGTGAAGCATATCCGGGAGATGTTTTCTATATCCATTCTCGTCTTTTAGAGAGAGCTGCAAAAGTATGTGATGAGAGAGGCGCGG carries:
- the atpA gene encoding F0F1 ATP synthase subunit alpha, which produces MVAKIQADEISSIIKERIDNFELSVDINETGKIVSYADGVAQVYGLSNVMAGEMVEFEEGTRGLVMNLEESTVGVVILGGGAQLKEGLSVKRLGRLLRVPVGEALLGRVVNALGEPIDGKGPIETTETRFVEEKAPGIMDRKSVHEPMATGIKAIDALVPIGRGQRELIIGDRQTGKTTVALDAIINQKGNGVACIYVAVGQKESTIAQIIRRLEEQGALEYTIIVSATGSEAAALQFLAPYTGVTMGEYFRDNAKHALIVYDDLSKHAVAYREMSLILRRPPGREAYPGDVFYIHSRLLERAAKVCDERGAGSLTALPIIETQAGDVAAYIPTNVISITDGQIFLETELFNSGIRPAINVGLSVSRVGGAAQIKATKQVAGTLRLDLAQYRELQAFAQFASDLDESSRKQLERGQRMVEVLKQPPFSPLSAEKQVLIIFAGNEGFFDDMNPSNVVRFEAELYPFIEASYPQI